The Stackebrandtia nassauensis DSM 44728 genome includes the window GACGACGACCGGATCGACATGCTCATGTCGACCTGGATCACCTGCGCCGAGGGCGAACCCGCGCACGCGCGGCCCTACCCGGACCGCACCGCCCTGTCCAGCCGCAACCACGAGGGCGAGGGGCGCCGGACGGTGACCTCGGTCGGCCTGTACACGCCCAAGTCCGACGGTGAGTACACGTGTATACAGTGGGCGGTCGGCAGTTATACGATCGGGCCGTCCCGCAGCCTGAAGCCGGTGGCCGGAGCCGACCACACGTACCTGCGCGTCGACGGCGAGGTCCACACCGGCGGCGCCGAGTGGTACCAGAAGGACGACAAGGTCGTGCGCAAGGACGACCCGAAGACCTCGACGCGCGAGGACAAGGCGACGATCCTGCGCAAGGACTGGAAAGCCGGTTCCGGCAAGGTGAAGGTGTTCCACGGCACCCAGGCCACCGCCGGGGTCGCGGGCATCGCGGGGATGGACCCGCTGGTGCTGCGCACGGACCTGGTGGCCACCCAGCTGTCCAAGGACGGCACGACCAAGTGCGCGACCGCCACGGGCACCGACAAGCAGTCGATCTACCAGGGATCGACCCATCACCTGAAGATCAGCCGCTGGGTGGAGCTGACCCTGTCGAAGGATCCGAAGTGCTCCACGACGGTGCGCGTCGAGGTCCGGGCGCAGTACATCCTGACCTTGTCGGGCACCCCGAACAAGGCCGGGACCCTGCACGGCGCCCTGAGCGATCCGTTGCGGCCCTACAGCACCGCGCTGGCCGTCAACGTGTGACGGTGTTCGTCCACGCCACCGCGTCGTCCAGCGCGTGCTCCAGGATGGACGCGTGGTCGGCCGTGTCGTACCGCCGATAGTGGATGGTCGTACCCGCCGTCTCCAGTTCCGTGGCCAGACGGCGGGTCAGATGTGGACGGATCGACACGTCCGCGTCGCCCTGTCCGATGAACAGCGGCCGGTCCAGCGCGGCGATGGGGATCTCGTGGGTGGCCAGCGCTTCGGCCAGCGCCGGGACGGAGTCGATGTCGGTGGCACCCAGGTCGTCGTTCGTCAAACCCTTGGTGGCCTTGAACAGTTCCACCAGGCTGCCGCGTTCGGCGAGGTCGGCGAGTTCGTCGCCCATGTCGTCCAGGTGGTCCCGGCAGTCGAAGTGGGGGTGCTTGGCCCGCAGGCCCACCAGGATGAACGGCAGGATCGCCGAGACAGGACCGTCCGCCAGCGCGGTCTTGGCGTCGACCTGTTCGCGCAGATACGAAACCGGGGCCAAGGCGGCGGTGCCGTTGAAGCGCAGCTCGGGGGCGTACTGGGTGGCCATGGCGGCGGCGTGCAGCGCGGCGTGGCCACCCTGGGAGTAGCCGACCGCGAACCACTGATCGTCCACAGGGGCGTCGAGTTGCCGGGCGGCTCGCACCGCGTCCACAATGTCGTCGGCCGCCGCCACCCCGTCGAGGTACGGGTGCGGGCCGGGGGTGCCGAGCCCTTCGTAGTCGGTGGCCGCCACCGCGAAACCCGCGCGCAGCCAGCCGGACAGGAACTCGCGCTCCAGCCGGAAGAACCCGGTCCGGGAGGGCGCGGTCTTGTCGGCCAGACCGCAGGTGCCGTGGGCGTAGCCCACGACCGGCCAGCCGGTGGCCGGGGCGGCACCGGCGGGAATGAAGACCGAACCGGAGATGAGCCGGGGGCGGCCCCGGTATCCCATGCCCTGGTAGTGGATCCGAAACGCCTGGTGAGCGTGTTCGGGCCACAGCGCTACGGGCAGCTCCCCGACCTTGACGAGCGTGCCCGCCGCGCGACGTGGTTCCGCCATCCGGACCTCCTGCTGTGGTGATCGTCTCCGTCGCGATCCTATGGCCTCGACGCGGCGATCCGAAAAAATCACGCTCTTGCCAAACGCCGGAACGCTGACGTATGGTCGGCGCATCACCACCCACCCGCGGGAGTCCGGTGCACCGGACTGAGAGGGGAGCTTGGTAGCTCCCGACCGTCGAACCTGATCTGGGTAATGCCAGCGCAGGGAAGGAGCCCTGGTTGAGTTGGATTCATCGCTCCCCTTGGGACGATTGCACGTCATCACCGACACCCGGCCCGGAGCCGATCCGGTGCGCGTCGCGCGCGCCGCGCTGGCCGCGGGCGCGCCGGTGCTCCAGGTCCGGGTAGCCGATCACCACACCGATCGGGAAGCCTTCGACCTGACGTTGACGCTCGTCGAACTGTGCCGCGAGTACGGCGCCACCTGCCTGGTCAACGACCGGCTGCACGTGGCCCTGGCGGTCGGGGCCGACGGCGGACACGTCGGCGCCCACGACCTGCCGGTGCACGCCGCGCGGGTGGTGCTGGGTGGGACGGCGGTCATCGGCGGCACCTGCCGGAACCCGGAGGCGGCCCGGGCGCTGCGGCGCGCGGGCGCCAGCTACCTGGGGGCGGGGCCCGCGTTCGCCACCACGACCAAGGACGGCCTGCCGGAACCGATCGGGCCCGGCGCCATCGGGCGGATCGCCGCGGCCGTCGACATCCCGGTCATCGGGATCGGTGGCGTCACCGCCGCGACCGCCGGTGAGCTGATCGAGGCGGGCGCCCACGGCGTGGCCGTCGTCGGCGCGATCTCGCTGGCACCCGACCCCTACGCCGCGACGCGGGAACTGCTGGACGTCGTGGAGCGAGCAGCCCGCCAACGAGGAAGGAGCCGGTGATGACGGCTACGGACATCGCGATCGCCGGGGCCGGGATCATCGGCCTGTCGATCGCCCGGGAACTGACGGCGCGGGGCATGACCGTGACCGTCCACGACCCCGAACCCGGCAGCGGCGCGTCCACCGTGGCGGCCGGGATGCTGGCGCCGGTGACCGAGTCGCAGTTCGGCGAGGAGCCGCTGTCGCGACTGTCGCTGGCCTCGGCGAAGCTGTGGCCGGAATTCGCCGCCGGGCTGGGCATCACCGACGCGTACCGGGACACCGGGACGATCTTCGTGGGCGTGGACGCCGCCGACGCCGCCGAACTGGACCGGCAGCTGAAGCTGTACCGCGACTACGGGCTGGCCTGCCAGCCGCTGTCGGCGGCCGAAGCGCGCCAGCACATCCCGCTGCTGTCGCCCAGCGTCTCCAAGGGACTGCTCGCCGCGACCGACCACCAGGTCGACACCCGCCGGGTCCACGCGGCACTGCTGGAAGCCTGCCGGGCCGCCGGGGTCAACTTCGTTCCCCGGCGGGTCACCGATCCGTCGACGGTCGACGCCGGGCTGCTGGTGGTGGCCGCGGGCAGCTGGTCGGCGAAACTGCTGGGCCTGCCGGTGCGGCCGGTGCGCGGCCAGGTGGTGCGGTTGCGCGGCCCCGACGAGCTCGGTTACACCGTGCGGGCCCGGGTGCGCGGTCGCACCGTCTACGTCGTGCCCCGCGCCTCCGGCGAGGTGGTCATCGGCGCCACACAGGACGATCGTGGCTTCGACACCGCCGCCACGGCGGGCGACACCAACGCGCTGCTGCGCGACACCCTCGAGGTGCTGCCGGAGCTGGCCGAATACGAGCTGGCCGAGGTGAACGTGGGCCTGCGCCCCGGCACCCCCGACAACGCGCCGCTTCTGGGCCGCACCGCCGATCCGCGCGTCGTCGCCGCGACCGGGCACTTCCGGCAGGGCATCCTGCTGGCGCCGATCACGGCCGCACTCATCGGGGACCTCATCGCGACCGGCACCGTCCCGGAGGCGCTGAAACCCTTCGACCCCTTGCGTTTCGACGCATCCTGACCGCGGCCTCGCCGCGCCTCGAGCCTCCGCATCACCGCAACCGCATCGACCCGAAAGGACCGATCGTGAAGGTGCAACTCAACGGTGAACCCACCGACATCAACGGCAGCACCGTCGCCGACGCCGTCGCCAACCTCAGCAGAGCCGAACGCGGCATCGCCGTGGCCGTCAACGGCGAGGTCGTCCCAAGATCACAGTGGACCCGGAAGCTCCATGAGGGTGACCGCATCGAAGTACTCACCGCTACCCAGGGAGGTTGACAGTGGACGATCTCGTCATCGCCGGACGCCGGTTCACGTCCCGGCTGATCCTCGGCACCGGCGGCGCGTCCGGGCACGCCCCGCTCAAGGCCGCCATCACCGCCTCGGGCACCGAACTGGTGACCGTCGCGCTGCGCCGGGTCTCTGCCGACGCCCCGTCCGTCCTCGACGTCGTCGAGGACTGCGGCGTGGCCTTGCTGCCCAACACCGCCGGGTGCTTCACCGCCGAACAGGCCGTGCGCACCGCCCACCTCGCCCGGGAGGCCTTCGACACCGACTGGGTGAAACTGGAGGTCATCGGGGACGAGGACACGCTGCTGCCCGACCCGGTGGAACTGACCGCCGCCGCGCG containing:
- the thiS gene encoding sulfur carrier protein ThiS, which translates into the protein MKVQLNGEPTDINGSTVADAVANLSRAERGIAVAVNGEVVPRSQWTRKLHEGDRIEVLTATQGG
- a CDS encoding lipase family protein, which encodes MAEPRRAAGTLVKVGELPVALWPEHAHQAFRIHYQGMGYRGRPRLISGSVFIPAGAAPATGWPVVGYAHGTCGLADKTAPSRTGFFRLEREFLSGWLRAGFAVAATDYEGLGTPGPHPYLDGVAAADDIVDAVRAARQLDAPVDDQWFAVGYSQGGHAALHAAAMATQYAPELRFNGTAALAPVSYLREQVDAKTALADGPVSAILPFILVGLRAKHPHFDCRDHLDDMGDELADLAERGSLVELFKATKGLTNDDLGATDIDSVPALAEALATHEIPIAALDRPLFIGQGDADVSIRPHLTRRLATELETAGTTIHYRRYDTADHASILEHALDDAVAWTNTVTR
- the thiE gene encoding thiamine phosphate synthase, which codes for MDSSLPLGRLHVITDTRPGADPVRVARAALAAGAPVLQVRVADHHTDREAFDLTLTLVELCREYGATCLVNDRLHVALAVGADGGHVGAHDLPVHAARVVLGGTAVIGGTCRNPEAARALRRAGASYLGAGPAFATTTKDGLPEPIGPGAIGRIAAAVDIPVIGIGGVTAATAGELIEAGAHGVAVVGAISLAPDPYAATRELLDVVERAARQRGRSR
- the thiO gene encoding glycine oxidase ThiO, with the protein product MTATDIAIAGAGIIGLSIARELTARGMTVTVHDPEPGSGASTVAAGMLAPVTESQFGEEPLSRLSLASAKLWPEFAAGLGITDAYRDTGTIFVGVDAADAAELDRQLKLYRDYGLACQPLSAAEARQHIPLLSPSVSKGLLAATDHQVDTRRVHAALLEACRAAGVNFVPRRVTDPSTVDAGLLVVAAGSWSAKLLGLPVRPVRGQVVRLRGPDELGYTVRARVRGRTVYVVPRASGEVVIGATQDDRGFDTAATAGDTNALLRDTLEVLPELAEYELAEVNVGLRPGTPDNAPLLGRTADPRVVAATGHFRQGILLAPITAALIGDLIATGTVPEALKPFDPLRFDAS